TCTGGCAGATCGGGTCATTATTCTGGAACGGGGGAACATGGATGTGTTCGGCAGTCCTGAAGAGATTCAGTGGTCTGAAAAGCCTCATATCCGGGAATTTGTGAAAATGACCATGGGCGATATTTATCAAAGTCATCTGGTGGAAAAATGAAAAACAGTACTCTTGAAATCCTGGTTGGGTTGTTTATGATTATCGGTTTCTGTGCCTTTGGTTACCTGGCCCTGCAACTCGGGGAAGTTTCTTTTCTGACCAGTGGGTCAACTTATACGATCAAGGCGGAATTTGACAACGTTGCCGGAGTGAAAAAGGGAGCCTCTGTTCAGGTCGCCGGTGTTCCTGTCGGCAGTGTCGCAGATATTTCCCTGGGGGAAGACGATGT
The DNA window shown above is from Desulfomarina profundi and carries:
- the mlaD gene encoding outer membrane lipid asymmetry maintenance protein MlaD, encoding MKNSTLEILVGLFMIIGFCAFGYLALQLGEVSFLTSGSTYTIKAEFDNVAGVKKGASVQVAGVPVGSVADISLGEDDVAVLTLQLDNDLQVPTDSMASVKSQGIIGDKYIQLSLGGEEEMFKPGDVLRETESSLDIESLISKFAFGSAK